One part of the Glycine soja cultivar W05 chromosome 11, ASM419377v2, whole genome shotgun sequence genome encodes these proteins:
- the LOC114374148 gene encoding N-terminal acetyltransferase A complex auxiliary subunit NAA15-like isoform X1 has product MGASLPPKEANLFKLIVKSYETKQYKKGLKAADTILKKFPDHGETLSMKGLTLNCMDRKSEAYELVRQGLKNDLKSHVCWHVYGLLYRSDREYREAIKCYRNALKIDPDNIEILRDLSLLQAQMRDLSGFVETRQQLLTLKSNHRMNWIGFAVAHHLNSNASKAIEILEAYEGTLEDDYPPENEWCEHGEMLLYKISLLEECRFFQKALEELQKKELKIVDKLAYKEQEVLLLVKLGRLEEGEKLYRTLLSMNPDNYRYYEGLQKCVGLYSKNGHYSPDEIDRLDALYKTLGQQYKWSSAVKRIPLDFLQGDKFHEAADNYIRPLLTKGVPSLFSDLSSLYNQLGKADILEQIILEIESSIKTTSQYPGGMEKEPPSTLMWTLFLLAQHYDRRGQYEIALFKINEAIDHTPTVIDLYSVKSRILKHAGDLVAAAAFADEARCMDLADRYVNSECVKRMLQADQVALAEKTAVLFTKDGDQHNNLHDMQCMWYELASAESYFRQGNLGMALKKFLAVEKHYADITEDQFDFHSYCLRKMTLRTYVEMLKFQDQLHSHAYFHKAAAGAIRCYIKLHDSPPKSTAEEDNDMSKLLPSQKKKMRQKQRKAEARAKKEAEEKNEESSAGGISKSGKRQAKPIDPDPRGEKLLQVEDPLLEGTKYLKLLQKNSPDSVETHFLSFELYMRKQRILLAFQAVKQLLRLDAEHPDSHRCLIKFFNKVGSMNAPVTDSEKLICNVLEAERQTISQLHGKSLFETNNSFLEKHEDSLTHRAAFGEMLYILDPSRRSEAVKLIEGSANNLVPRNGALGPIREWKLKDCISVHKLLATVLVDQDAASRWKMRCAELFPYSTYFEGICSSASPNSAFNQIRKSTETGSSNHWVGDHNAESTSNGKLEAFKDLTI; this is encoded by the exons AAACTTTATCAATGAAGGGTTTGACATTAAATTGCATGGATCGTAAGTCTGAGGCATACGAACTGGTTCGCCAAGGATTGAAG AATGACCTTAAAAGTCATGTTTGCTGGCATGTTTATGGTCTCCTGTATCGGTCAGACAGAGAATATAGGGAAGCAATAAAGTGTTATCGGAATGCACTGAAAATAGATCCTGACAATATTGAAATCTTGCGGGACCTATCACTTTTACAG GCTCAAATGCGAGACTTATCTGGCTTTGTTGAGACACGACAGCAACTTCTGACGCTCAAGTCAAATCATCGCATGAACTGGATTGGCTTTGCTGTTGCTCATCATTTGAACTCTAa TGCATCAAAGGCTATTGAAATTCTGGAAGCGTATGAAGGGACATTGGAAGATGATTATCCTCCAGAAAATGAATGGTGTGAGCATGGGGAAATGCTTTTGTATAAG ATCTCCTTGCTAGAAGAatgcagattttttcagaaaGCTCTTGAGGAGTTGCAAAAGAAAGAGTTAAAAATT GTTGATAAGCTTGCATATAAAGAACAGGAGGTTTTACTTCTAGTTAAGCTTGGCCGCTTAGAAGAAGGGGAGAAATTGTACCGGACATTACTTTCCATGAATCCTGACAATTATAG ATATTATGAAGGCCTCCAAAAATGTGTTGGATTATATTCAAAAAATGGTCATTATTCTCCTGATGAAATAGATCGGTTAGATGCCTTGTACAAAACACTTGGGCAGCAATATAAGTGGTCTTCTGCTGTTAAG aGAATACCACTGGATTTTTTACAAGGTGACAAATTTCATGAAGCAGCAGATAATTATATTAGGCCTCTCCTAACTAAG GGAGTTCCATCTCTTTTCTCAGATCTTTCTTCGCTATACAATCAACTTGGGAAG GCAGACATTTTGGAACAGATCATTCTTGAGATAGAGAGTTCTATTAAGACCACTAGTCAATACCCTGGAGG GATGGAAAAAGAGCCGCCTTCAACTCTTATGTGGACTTTGTTCTTGTTGGCTCAG CATTATGACAGACGGGGCCAATATGAAATTGCTCTTTTTAAAATCAATGAGGCTATTGATCACACACCTACCGTCATTGATCTGTATTCAGTCAAG AGTCGGATACTGAAGCATGCTGGTGATTTGGTTGCTGCTGCTGCATTTGCTGATGAAGCTAGGTGTATGGATCTTGCTGATCGTTATGTTAATAGTGAATGTGTTAAGCGCATGCTGCAGGCTGATCAG GTCGCTTTGGCAGAAAAAACTGCTGTGTTGTTCACAAAAGATGGTGATCAGCACAACAACCTACATGATATGCAGTGCATGTG GTATGAGCTTGCCTCTGCTGAAAGCTATTTTCGCCAAGGTAATCTTGGAATGGCTCTGAAGAAATTTCTGGCTGTTGAGAAGCATTATGCAGACATTACAGAAgatcaatttgattttcattcatACTGCTTAAGGAAAATGACGTTGCGTACATATGTTGAAATGCTTAAATTTCAAGACCAATTGCATTCACATGCATACTTTCATAAAGCAGCTGCTGGAGCTATCAG ATGTTATATCAAATTGCATGATTCTCCCCCAAAGTCAACAGCCGAGGAAGATAATGACATGTCTAAGTTGCTTCCttctcaaaaaaagaaaatgaggcAAAAACAGAGAAAGGCAGAAGCAAGAGCTAAGAAA gaggcagaagaaaaaaatgaagaatcaAGTGCTGGTGGGATATCAAAGTCTGGGAAACGGCAGGCAAAACCCATTGATCCGGATCCACGTGGTGAAAAGTTGTTGCAG GTCGAAGATCCTTTGTTGGAAGGCACAAAATACTTGAAGCTGCTGCAGAAGAATTCACCAGATTCAGTGGAGACGCACTTTCTCTCTTTTGAATTATATATGAGAAAACAGAGGATTTTGCTTGCATTCCag GCTGTGAAGCAGTTACTGAGGTTGGATGCTGAACACCCTGATTCTCATCGTTGCTTG ATTAAATTCTTCAATAAAGTGGGATCCATGAATGCTCCTGTGACCGACAGTGAGAAACTCATTTGTAATGTCTTAGAAGCTGAGCGCCAAACTATTAG TCAACTGCATGGGAAATCTCTGTTTGAGACAAATAACTCTTTCCTAGAAAAACATGAAG ATTCTTTGACACACAGAGCTGCTTTTGGAGAAATGTTGTATATTTTGGATCCCAGCAGAAGGTCCGAGGCTGTCAAGTTGATTGAGGGGTCAGCAAATAATCTTGTGCCAAG aAATGGAGCGCTTGGACCAATCAGGGAATGGAAACTTAAAGATTGTATTTCAGTTCATAAACTTCTTGCAACAGTTCTTGTCGATCAGGATGCTGCATCAA GATGGAAAATGCGTTGTGCTGAGCTTTTCCCATACTCCACATACTTTGAGGGAATTTGCAGCTCTGCCTCTCCCAACTCTGCCTTTAACCAGATACGTAAGAGCACTGAAACTGGGAGTTCTAACCATTGGGTGGGTGATCACAATGCGGAATCCACATCAAATGGCAAACTAGAGGCATTCAAAGATCTCACTATCTGA
- the LOC114374148 gene encoding N-terminal acetyltransferase A complex auxiliary subunit NAA15-like isoform X2, producing MEGLTLNCMDRKSEAYELVRQGLKNDLKSHVCWHVYGLLYRSDREYREAIKCYRNALKIDPDNIEILRDLSLLQAQMRDLSGFVETRQQLLTLKSNHRMNWIGFAVAHHLNSNASKAIEILEAYEGTLEDDYPPENEWCEHGEMLLYKISLLEECRFFQKALEELQKKELKIVDKLAYKEQEVLLLVKLGRLEEGEKLYRTLLSMNPDNYRYYEGLQKCVGLYSKNGHYSPDEIDRLDALYKTLGQQYKWSSAVKRIPLDFLQGDKFHEAADNYIRPLLTKGVPSLFSDLSSLYNQLGKADILEQIILEIESSIKTTSQYPGGMEKEPPSTLMWTLFLLAQHYDRRGQYEIALFKINEAIDHTPTVIDLYSVKSRILKHAGDLVAAAAFADEARCMDLADRYVNSECVKRMLQADQVALAEKTAVLFTKDGDQHNNLHDMQCMWYELASAESYFRQGNLGMALKKFLAVEKHYADITEDQFDFHSYCLRKMTLRTYVEMLKFQDQLHSHAYFHKAAAGAIRCYIKLHDSPPKSTAEEDNDMSKLLPSQKKKMRQKQRKAEARAKKEAEEKNEESSAGGISKSGKRQAKPIDPDPRGEKLLQVEDPLLEGTKYLKLLQKNSPDSVETHFLSFELYMRKQRILLAFQAVKQLLRLDAEHPDSHRCLIKFFNKVGSMNAPVTDSEKLICNVLEAERQTISQLHGKSLFETNNSFLEKHEDSLTHRAAFGEMLYILDPSRRSEAVKLIEGSANNLVPRNGALGPIREWKLKDCISVHKLLATVLVDQDAASRWKMRCAELFPYSTYFEGICSSASPNSAFNQIRKSTETGSSNHWVGDHNAESTSNGKLEAFKDLTI from the exons GGTTTGACATTAAATTGCATGGATCGTAAGTCTGAGGCATACGAACTGGTTCGCCAAGGATTGAAG AATGACCTTAAAAGTCATGTTTGCTGGCATGTTTATGGTCTCCTGTATCGGTCAGACAGAGAATATAGGGAAGCAATAAAGTGTTATCGGAATGCACTGAAAATAGATCCTGACAATATTGAAATCTTGCGGGACCTATCACTTTTACAG GCTCAAATGCGAGACTTATCTGGCTTTGTTGAGACACGACAGCAACTTCTGACGCTCAAGTCAAATCATCGCATGAACTGGATTGGCTTTGCTGTTGCTCATCATTTGAACTCTAa TGCATCAAAGGCTATTGAAATTCTGGAAGCGTATGAAGGGACATTGGAAGATGATTATCCTCCAGAAAATGAATGGTGTGAGCATGGGGAAATGCTTTTGTATAAG ATCTCCTTGCTAGAAGAatgcagattttttcagaaaGCTCTTGAGGAGTTGCAAAAGAAAGAGTTAAAAATT GTTGATAAGCTTGCATATAAAGAACAGGAGGTTTTACTTCTAGTTAAGCTTGGCCGCTTAGAAGAAGGGGAGAAATTGTACCGGACATTACTTTCCATGAATCCTGACAATTATAG ATATTATGAAGGCCTCCAAAAATGTGTTGGATTATATTCAAAAAATGGTCATTATTCTCCTGATGAAATAGATCGGTTAGATGCCTTGTACAAAACACTTGGGCAGCAATATAAGTGGTCTTCTGCTGTTAAG aGAATACCACTGGATTTTTTACAAGGTGACAAATTTCATGAAGCAGCAGATAATTATATTAGGCCTCTCCTAACTAAG GGAGTTCCATCTCTTTTCTCAGATCTTTCTTCGCTATACAATCAACTTGGGAAG GCAGACATTTTGGAACAGATCATTCTTGAGATAGAGAGTTCTATTAAGACCACTAGTCAATACCCTGGAGG GATGGAAAAAGAGCCGCCTTCAACTCTTATGTGGACTTTGTTCTTGTTGGCTCAG CATTATGACAGACGGGGCCAATATGAAATTGCTCTTTTTAAAATCAATGAGGCTATTGATCACACACCTACCGTCATTGATCTGTATTCAGTCAAG AGTCGGATACTGAAGCATGCTGGTGATTTGGTTGCTGCTGCTGCATTTGCTGATGAAGCTAGGTGTATGGATCTTGCTGATCGTTATGTTAATAGTGAATGTGTTAAGCGCATGCTGCAGGCTGATCAG GTCGCTTTGGCAGAAAAAACTGCTGTGTTGTTCACAAAAGATGGTGATCAGCACAACAACCTACATGATATGCAGTGCATGTG GTATGAGCTTGCCTCTGCTGAAAGCTATTTTCGCCAAGGTAATCTTGGAATGGCTCTGAAGAAATTTCTGGCTGTTGAGAAGCATTATGCAGACATTACAGAAgatcaatttgattttcattcatACTGCTTAAGGAAAATGACGTTGCGTACATATGTTGAAATGCTTAAATTTCAAGACCAATTGCATTCACATGCATACTTTCATAAAGCAGCTGCTGGAGCTATCAG ATGTTATATCAAATTGCATGATTCTCCCCCAAAGTCAACAGCCGAGGAAGATAATGACATGTCTAAGTTGCTTCCttctcaaaaaaagaaaatgaggcAAAAACAGAGAAAGGCAGAAGCAAGAGCTAAGAAA gaggcagaagaaaaaaatgaagaatcaAGTGCTGGTGGGATATCAAAGTCTGGGAAACGGCAGGCAAAACCCATTGATCCGGATCCACGTGGTGAAAAGTTGTTGCAG GTCGAAGATCCTTTGTTGGAAGGCACAAAATACTTGAAGCTGCTGCAGAAGAATTCACCAGATTCAGTGGAGACGCACTTTCTCTCTTTTGAATTATATATGAGAAAACAGAGGATTTTGCTTGCATTCCag GCTGTGAAGCAGTTACTGAGGTTGGATGCTGAACACCCTGATTCTCATCGTTGCTTG ATTAAATTCTTCAATAAAGTGGGATCCATGAATGCTCCTGTGACCGACAGTGAGAAACTCATTTGTAATGTCTTAGAAGCTGAGCGCCAAACTATTAG TCAACTGCATGGGAAATCTCTGTTTGAGACAAATAACTCTTTCCTAGAAAAACATGAAG ATTCTTTGACACACAGAGCTGCTTTTGGAGAAATGTTGTATATTTTGGATCCCAGCAGAAGGTCCGAGGCTGTCAAGTTGATTGAGGGGTCAGCAAATAATCTTGTGCCAAG aAATGGAGCGCTTGGACCAATCAGGGAATGGAAACTTAAAGATTGTATTTCAGTTCATAAACTTCTTGCAACAGTTCTTGTCGATCAGGATGCTGCATCAA GATGGAAAATGCGTTGTGCTGAGCTTTTCCCATACTCCACATACTTTGAGGGAATTTGCAGCTCTGCCTCTCCCAACTCTGCCTTTAACCAGATACGTAAGAGCACTGAAACTGGGAGTTCTAACCATTGGGTGGGTGATCACAATGCGGAATCCACATCAAATGGCAAACTAGAGGCATTCAAAGATCTCACTATCTGA
- the LOC114376566 gene encoding auxin-induced protein 22C-like — protein sequence MEKEAVGLEITTELRLGLPGGELPDKNEKIKKRVFSDIQAHDDDENSSSEQDRKIQTKNQVVGWPPVCSYRKKNTVNETKMYVKVSMDGAPFLRKIDLAMHKGYSELVLALEKFFGCYGIREALKDAENAEHVPIYEDKDGDWMLVGDVPWEMFIESCKRLRIMKRSDAKGFDLQPKGSLKGFIEGVTK from the exons ATGGAGAAAGAAGCTGTTGGCCTTGAAATCACTACTGAGCTAAGGTTGGGCCTTCCCGGTGGGGAATTACCTGACAAGAACGAGAAGATAAAGAAGAGGGTGTTCTCCGATATTCAAgctcatgatgatgatgaaaacaGTTCCTCCGAACAAGACCGCAAAATCCAAACCAAGAATCAAGTGGTGGGGTGGCCTCCGGTGTGTTCGTACCGCAAGAAGAACACCGTCAATGAAACCAAAATGTACGTCAAAGTTAGCATGGACGGGGCTCCTTTCTTGCGTAAAATTGATTTAGCTATGCACAAGGGATATTCGGAGCTGGTCTTGGCCTTGGAGAAGTTCTTCGGTTGCTATGGAATTC GCGAAGCGTTGAAGGATGCGGAGAATGCTGAACACGTTCCCATATACGAGGACAAAGATGGTGACTGGATGCTCGTTGGAGATGTCCCTTGGGA GATGTTTATTGAGTCATGCAAGAGGTTGAGGATTATGAAGAGATCAGATGCAAAGGGCTTCGATCTGCAACCAAAAGGGTCTTTAAAAGGATTTATAGAAGGcgtaacaaaatga
- the LOC114377266 gene encoding D-glycerate 3-kinase, chloroplastic-like yields the protein MATLNLFSQPWQPTISPFCCSNTNNNNNVVYAYHNHNNSKLHFFSNSRQFSVLSQLSTNSSKSVSGSSGLQNSSFVSGIEYRKRPLYSVFPTKPAQVSSVEDLYEFICSGPLLDKIGITQEQVAESIDNWLLYGRYLCRLFQLNELFLTEPQKARIYHYYVPVFLWCEQQITEHQSKFKDGEDIPPLVIGFSAPQGCGKTTLVFALDYLFEVIGRKSATVSIDDFYLTAEGQNKLREANPGNALLELRGNAGSHDLAFSVETLTALTKLTREGMKLKLPRYDKSAFNGRGDRADPSTWSEVEGPLTVVLFEGWMLGFKPLPVDAVKVVDPQLETVNKNLEAYYDAWDKYIKSWIVIKIKNPNCVFQWRLQAEIAMREAGKPGMTDDEVRDFVSRYLPAYYAYLPTLYSEGPNGSDPQHLLTIEIDEGRNPILAT from the exons ATGGCGACTCTGAATCTGTTCTCTCAGCCATGGCAACCTACAATTTCACCTTTTTGTTGTTCTAAtactaacaacaacaacaacgttgTTTATgcttatcataatcataataattctAAATTACATTTCTTTTCCAATTCTCGTCAATTCTCTGTTCTTTCTCAATTGTCCACCAACTCCTCAAAATCAG TTAGTGGAAGTTCAGGGCTGCAGAACAGTTCCTTTGTTTCTGGCATTGAGTACAGGAAGCGTCCTCTATATTCTGTATTTCCCACAAAGCCTGCTCAAGTTTCCTCTGTGGAAGACCTCTATGAATTTATTTGCTCGGGACCTTTACTTGACAAAATAGGCATCACACAAGAGCAGGTGGCCGAGTCCATCGATAATTGGTTGTTATATGGCCGGTACCTATGCAGACTGTTTCAGCTTAATGAATTGTTCCTTACAGAGCCTCAAAAGGCTAGGATTTATCATTACTATGTACCTGTCTTTCTCTGGTGTGAACAGCAGATTACTGAGCATCAGTCCAAGTTCAAAGATGGAGAAGATATACCTCCTTTAGTG ATTGGTTTTAGTGCTCCTCAAGGTTGTGGAAAGACAACCCTTGTCTTTGCTCTTGACTATCTTTTCGAAGTGATTGGCAG GAAGTCTGCAACAGTATCTATAGATGATTTCTATTTGACGGCTGAAGGTCAG AATAAACTAAGAGAAGCTAATCCAGGAAATGCCCTTCTTGAG TTGCGTGGAAATGCAGGAAGTCACGATCTTGCTTTTTCTGTTGAAACTCTAACAGCCTTAACCAAATTGACAAGAGAAG GTATGAAATTGAAGTTGCCAAGATATGATAAA TCTGCATTCAATGGGAGAGGTGATCGTGCCGATCCTTCAACATGGTCAGAAGTTGAAGGGCCCCTGACG GTTGTGTTGTTTGAAGGTTGGATGCTTGGTTTCAAGCCCCTTCCAGTTGACGCAGTAAAGGTTGTTGATCCCCAG CTAGAAACTGTAAATAAAAACCTTGAAGCTTACTATGATGCTTGGGACAAATACATAAAGTCTTGGATAGTCATCAAGATTAAGAACCCAAACTGTGTCTTCCAATGGCGCTTACAG GCTGAGATTGCCATGAGGGAGGCAGGCAAGCCTGGAATGACAGATGATGAG GTGAGAGATTTTGTTTCACGCTACCTGCCGGCATACTATGCATACCTTCCTACACTTTACTCGGAGGGACCAAATGGATCAGATCCTCAACATCTCCTAACTATTGAAATAGATGAAGGGAGAAACCCCATCCTTGCTACCTAG
- the LOC114374149 gene encoding E3 ubiquitin-protein ligase At1g63170-like gives MDVTSLGSNSNTQTDQHPLLMEQPETRNGHQHVIDITRNGEALTTSSRNDQHSEMHLTQNQDQPAGDAQDSSHQTTSSSAPRLNSRNSASLRRGDGYGHRGRSPLNSGLWISVELVVTVSQIIASIVVLSLSRNENPQAPLFAWIVGYGSGCVATLPILYWRFRNRNQSNEQDTSQASQGSSGSNPPDRSYTSIYVSHVSDEENGHATQSASRNTIMPGAFTSRLNGLVDHFKMALDCFFAVWFVVGNVWIFGGHTSPSDAPQLYRLCIVFLTFSCIGYAMPFILCATICCCLPCIISVLGIREDFSQNRGATVESINALPIFKFKLKNNENGDDQDANSAIDEGGILAAGTEKERMISGEDAVCCICLAKYADDDELRELPCSHVFHVECVDKWLKINATCPLCKNEVGTSNGGSPSA, from the exons ATGGATGTTACTTCCCTGGGTTCAAATAGCAATACCCAAACCGACCAACACCCTCTGTTGATGGAGCAGCCGGAAACCCGTAATGGACACCAGCATGTAATTGACATTACAAGGAATGGTGAAGCTCTAACAACATCATCTCGTAATGATCAACACTCTGAAATGCATTTAACACAGAATCAAGATCAACCAGCTGGGGATGCACAAGATTCCAGTCATCAAACAACTTCATCTTCTGCCCCCAGATTAAACTCTAGAAATTCAGCTTCATTGAGAAGAGGTGATGGATATGGTCATCGTGGAAGGAGTCCATTGAATTCTGGACTGTGGATCTCTGTTGAGCTTGTTGTCACTGTGAGTCAGATCATAGCATCTATAGTCGTTTTGTCATTGTCCAGGAATGAAAATCCCCAGGCCCCATTATTTGCATGGATTGTGGGCTATGGGTCTGGTTGTGTTGCCACACTTCCCATTCTCTACTGGCGTTTTCGAAACCGTAATCAAAGCAATGAACAAGATACCTCTCAAGCATCTCAAGGATCTTCTGGAAGCAATCCTCCAGATCGTTCTTATACTTCCATCTATGTTTCTCATGTCTCAGATGAGGAGAATGGTCACGCTACACAATCAGCCTCAAGAAACACTATAATGCCTGGAGCATTTACTTCTAG GCTTAACGGATTAGTAGACCATTTCAAGATGGCCTTGGATTGCTTCTTTGCAGTTTGGTTTGTAGTAGGAAATGTTTGGATCTTTGGAGGTCACACTTCTCCTTCTGATGCTCCACAATTGTACAG GTTATGTATTGTGTTTCTTACCTTTAGCTGTATCGGATATGCAATGCCATTTATACTTTGTGCAACTATTTGTTGCTGCCTGCCTTGTATAATTTCTGTTTTGGGCATTCGAgaggatttttctcaaaatagaGGAGCAACAGTAGAATCAATTAATGCTCTACCAATCTTTAAGTTCAAATTGAAGAACAATGAAAATGGTGATGACCAGGATGCCAATTCAGCTATAGATGAAGGTGGAATTTTGGCTGCAGGGACAGAAAAGGAGCGAATGATTTCAGGAGAAGATGCT GTTTGTTGCATTTGCTTAGCAAAATATGCAGATGATGACGAGCTTAGAGAGTTACCTTGCTCTCACGTTTTTCACGTCGAATGTGTTGACAAATGGTTAAAGATAAATGCAACCTGCCCTCTCTGTAAAAATGAAGTTGGTACGAGTAATGGAGGGTCCCCTTCAGCCTGA
- the LOC114376567 gene encoding auxin-responsive protein IAA17-like, producing the protein MSSQSDAVGCNLKETELTLGLPGTKTNGTKRGFSDTLNTSQNKMLRPTSKEQVVGWPPVRASRKNAMKMSCKLVKVAVDGAPYLRKVDLEMYETYEHLMRELETMFCGLAIRNHLMNERKLMESGNGIEYMPTYEDKDGDWMLVGDVPWKMFVESCKRIRLMISSEAVGLGPRSTSSKCTGST; encoded by the exons ATGTCCTCCCAATCTGACGCCGTTGGCTGTAACTTGAAGGAGACGGAGCTCACCTTAGGCCTTCCCGGCACCAAAACTAATGGCACAAAACGTGGCTTCTCCGACACCCTTAACACttctcaaaataaaatgttgCGCCCCACCTCCAA GGAACAAGTGGTGGGGTGGCCGCCGGTGAGGGCAAGCAGGAAAAATGCTATGAAGATGAGTTGCAAGTTGGTGAAGGTGGCGGTGGATGGAGCTCCTTATCTAAGAAAAGTGGATCTTGAAATGTACGAGACTTATGAGCATTTGATGAGGGAATTAGAGACCATGTTTTGTGGCTTAGCCATTC GTAATCATTTGATGAATGAGAGGAAACTGATGGAGTCTGGAAATGGGATTGAATACATGCCCACCTATGAGGACAAAGATGGTGACTGGATGTTGGTCGGGGATGTACCCTGGAA GATGTTTGTTGAATCATGCAAGAGGATAAGACTTATGATTAGCTCAGAGGCCGTTGGTTTAG GTCCGAGGTCTACTTCTTCAAAATGTACGGGTTCCACCTAG